In Bradyrhizobium sp. 1(2017), one DNA window encodes the following:
- the phnD gene encoding phosphonate ABC transporter substrate-binding protein, which produces MITRRLVLAGAAALAFTASASANDWKAKYPELTFAVVPAENASGVTERWAPFVSYLSKELGVKVTLRIANDYAAVIEGQRAGNIQIASYGSASFARARLTGVKTDAFANDINADGSTGYYSVFFVKASSAYKKVDDLKGKNLGLVDPNSTSGNNVPRFELDKMGIHDADTYFSKVVFTGSHENAMLALSQGTVDVAANQWTSDDDSTLAQMLTKGMLKNADGSAMKKDDFRIIHKSAPIINGPYAYNSDLPEDAKAAIAKAFFDAPAKDKAAFDRLSDGQKKGFHAATTKDWDGTIELIKFVDALRKKKAS; this is translated from the coding sequence ATGATCACTCGCAGACTAGTCCTCGCCGGCGCCGCTGCGCTCGCTTTCACCGCCTCCGCCTCGGCAAACGACTGGAAGGCCAAATATCCCGAGCTGACCTTCGCGGTCGTCCCCGCCGAGAACGCATCCGGCGTCACCGAGCGCTGGGCGCCGTTTGTGAGCTATCTCTCCAAGGAACTGGGCGTGAAGGTCACGCTGCGCATCGCCAACGACTACGCCGCCGTCATCGAAGGCCAGCGCGCCGGCAACATCCAGATCGCGAGCTATGGCTCGGCCTCGTTCGCCCGCGCCCGCCTGACCGGCGTCAAGACCGACGCCTTCGCCAACGACATCAACGCCGACGGCTCGACCGGCTATTACTCGGTGTTCTTCGTCAAGGCGAGCAGCGCCTACAAGAAGGTCGACGACCTCAAGGGCAAGAACCTCGGCCTCGTCGACCCGAACTCGACCTCCGGCAACAACGTGCCGCGCTTCGAGCTCGACAAGATGGGCATCCACGACGCCGACACCTATTTCAGCAAGGTCGTCTTCACCGGCAGCCATGAGAACGCGATGCTCGCGCTCTCGCAGGGCACGGTCGACGTCGCCGCCAACCAGTGGACCAGCGACGACGATTCCACGCTGGCGCAGATGCTGACCAAGGGCATGCTGAAGAATGCCGACGGATCGGCGATGAAGAAGGACGATTTCCGCATCATCCACAAGTCGGCGCCGATCATCAACGGCCCCTATGCCTACAACTCCGACCTGCCGGAAGACGCCAAGGCCGCCATCGCGAAGGCGTTCTTCGACGCGCCGGCCAAGGACAAGGCGGCGTTCGACCGTCTCTCCGACGGCCAGAAGAAGGGCTTCCATGCCGCGACCACCAAGGACTGGGACGGCACGATCGAGCTGATCAAGTTCGTCGACGCGCTCCGCAAGAAGAAGGCGTCCTGA
- the phnG gene encoding phosphonate C-P lyase system protein PhnG, translated as MDQVTQHDNQQAQRKAAMAVLAHAETGEIAARLRTIPLPGHQDLREPENGLVMLRGRVGGDGAPFNLGEATVSRAAVRLVSGEVGFGYTLGRDTGKARLIALCDALVQSGDFSAAIERDVIAPLREQLMNRRQQAAAETAATKVDFYTMVRGEG; from the coding sequence GTGGATCAGGTGACGCAGCACGACAACCAGCAAGCCCAGCGCAAGGCCGCGATGGCCGTGCTGGCGCACGCGGAGACGGGCGAGATCGCCGCTCGCCTCCGCACAATTCCCTTGCCCGGACACCAGGATTTGCGCGAGCCGGAAAACGGTCTCGTCATGCTGCGCGGCCGGGTCGGCGGCGACGGCGCGCCGTTCAACCTCGGAGAGGCCACGGTGTCGCGCGCCGCGGTGCGGCTTGTCAGCGGCGAGGTCGGCTTCGGCTACACGCTCGGCCGCGACACCGGAAAGGCGCGGCTGATCGCGCTGTGCGACGCGCTGGTGCAATCCGGTGATTTCAGCGCAGCCATCGAGCGGGACGTTATCGCGCCGTTGCGCGAGCAGCTTATGAACAGGCGCCAGCAGGCGGCGGCCGAGACCGCCGCGACGAAGGTTGATTTCTACACCATGGTGCGCGGTGAGGGATGA
- the phnC gene encoding phosphonate ABC transporter ATP-binding protein has translation MLVVEGLTCRFGAKAAVDDASFQISPGGFVGVIGRSGAGKSTLLRTINRLVTPTQGKILFDGLDVTALRGKELRQWRARSAMIFQQFNLVGRLDVLTNVLMGRLATMPAWRSLSQIWPEQDKALAMSALEQFDIASLAAQRADQLSGGQQQRVAIARALVQQPDIILADEPIASLDPRNTKIVMDALLRINKHFGITVLCNLHSLDLARTYCDRLIGMAAGRVVFDGAPSALTDRVARDLYDLEAADVVGGGPVPAPEGVPALGTAAAA, from the coding sequence ATGCTGGTGGTGGAAGGTCTGACGTGCCGCTTTGGCGCAAAAGCCGCGGTGGACGACGCTTCGTTTCAAATCTCTCCCGGCGGCTTCGTCGGTGTCATCGGCCGTTCCGGAGCCGGCAAATCGACGCTGCTCCGGACCATCAACCGCCTGGTGACGCCGACCCAGGGCAAGATCCTGTTCGACGGCCTCGACGTCACCGCGCTGCGCGGCAAGGAGCTGCGCCAGTGGCGGGCGCGCTCGGCGATGATCTTCCAGCAGTTCAACCTGGTCGGCCGGCTCGATGTTCTCACCAACGTCCTGATGGGGCGGCTCGCCACGATGCCGGCCTGGCGCTCGCTGTCGCAGATCTGGCCCGAGCAGGACAAGGCGCTGGCAATGTCGGCGCTGGAGCAGTTCGACATCGCCTCGCTCGCCGCTCAGCGCGCCGACCAGCTCTCGGGCGGTCAGCAGCAGCGCGTCGCGATCGCGCGCGCCCTGGTGCAGCAGCCCGACATCATCCTCGCCGACGAGCCGATCGCCTCGCTCGATCCGCGCAACACCAAGATCGTGATGGATGCGCTGCTGCGGATCAACAAGCATTTCGGCATCACCGTGCTCTGCAATCTGCATTCGCTGGATCTGGCGCGCACTTATTGCGACCGCCTGATCGGCATGGCCGCGGGCCGCGTGGTGTTCGACGGAGCGCCGTCCGCGCTGACCGACCGCGTGGCGCGCGATCTCTACGATCTCGAAGCCGCCGACGTCGTGGGCGGTGGGCCTGTCCCGGCGCCCGAGGGCGTTCCGGCACTTGGAACGGCGGCGGCCGCCTGA
- a CDS encoding carbon-phosphorus lyase complex subunit PhnI, giving the protein MYVAVKGGERAIENAHRLLAHARRGDQSVPEITLDQISEQLGLAVDRVMSEGSLYDRELAALAIKQARGDLIEAIFLVRAFRATLPRLGASEPVNTGAMRVQRRVSSTFKDIPGGQILGPTFDYTHRLLDPSLAEGFVPEAPATAEASTTATPRVTDILGRDGLIESSPQAEEGASVGDLTREPLNFPADRDLRLQNLARGDEGFLLAMGYSTQRGYGRNHPFAGEIRFGEVEVEFFAEDVGFAVPLGSVALTECQMVNQFKGSTTEAPCFTRGYGLAFGQSERKTMSMALVDRALRARELGEEALAPAQDEEFVMSHSDNVQATGFVEHLKLPHYVDFQSELGLLRKLRQEFTEANAPDALKEAAE; this is encoded by the coding sequence ATGTATGTCGCAGTCAAAGGCGGCGAGCGTGCCATCGAGAACGCCCATCGCCTGCTCGCTCATGCGCGGCGCGGCGACCAAAGCGTTCCGGAAATCACGCTCGACCAGATCTCGGAGCAGCTTGGCCTCGCCGTCGACCGCGTCATGAGCGAAGGCTCGCTCTATGATCGCGAGCTCGCGGCGCTCGCGATCAAGCAGGCGCGCGGCGACCTGATCGAGGCGATCTTCTTGGTTCGCGCCTTCCGCGCCACGCTGCCGCGCCTCGGTGCGAGCGAGCCGGTCAATACGGGGGCCATGCGCGTGCAACGGCGGGTGTCGTCGACCTTCAAGGACATTCCCGGCGGCCAGATCCTCGGGCCGACCTTCGACTATACCCATCGCCTGCTCGATCCCTCGCTCGCTGAGGGCTTTGTGCCGGAAGCTCCGGCGACGGCCGAAGCCTCGACCACGGCGACACCGCGCGTGACGGACATTCTGGGCCGCGACGGGCTGATCGAGTCCTCGCCGCAGGCCGAGGAGGGGGCCAGCGTTGGTGACCTCACCCGCGAACCGCTGAACTTTCCGGCGGACCGCGACCTGCGCCTGCAGAACCTCGCGCGCGGCGATGAGGGTTTTCTGCTGGCGATGGGTTATTCCACCCAGCGCGGCTATGGCCGCAACCATCCCTTCGCCGGCGAGATCCGCTTCGGCGAGGTCGAGGTCGAGTTCTTCGCCGAGGACGTCGGCTTCGCCGTGCCGCTCGGCTCCGTCGCGCTGACCGAGTGCCAGATGGTCAACCAGTTCAAGGGGTCGACGACGGAAGCGCCGTGCTTCACCCGCGGCTATGGCCTTGCCTTCGGCCAGAGCGAGCGTAAGACGATGTCGATGGCGCTGGTCGACCGTGCGCTTCGTGCCCGCGAGCTCGGTGAGGAGGCGCTCGCCCCCGCGCAAGATGAAGAATTCGTGATGTCGCATTCGGACAACGTGCAGGCAACCGGCTTCGTCGAGCATCTGAAGCTGCCGCACTATGTCGACTTTCAGTCCGAGCTCGGCCTGCTGCGCAAACTGCGTCAGGAGTTCACTGAAGCCAATGCGCCTGATGCCCTGAAGGAGGCCGCGGAATGA
- a CDS encoding alpha-D-ribose 1-methylphosphonate 5-phosphate C-P-lyase PhnJ, whose translation MNAPAYNFAYLDEQTKRMIRRAILKAIAIPGYQVPFASREMPMPYGWGTGGVQVTAAILGPADVLKVIDQGSDDTTNAISIRKFFAKTAGVATTTSTDEATVIQTRHRIPEAALNENQVLVYQVPIPEPLRFLEPRETETRRMHALAEYGLMHVKLYEDIARFGHIATAYAYPVKVNARYVMDPSPTPKFDNPKMDNCPALQLFGAGREKRIYAIPPYTQVVSLDFEDHPFEPYRFNAPCALCGAENSYLDEIVTDDRGGRMFVCSDTDYCEGRQAAGHHGSLSAAPYKEKAGSHG comes from the coding sequence ATGAACGCGCCCGCCTACAATTTCGCTTATCTCGACGAGCAGACCAAGCGGATGATCCGCCGCGCGATTCTCAAGGCGATTGCGATCCCCGGCTATCAGGTGCCGTTCGCCAGCCGCGAAATGCCGATGCCCTATGGCTGGGGCACCGGCGGCGTGCAGGTCACGGCCGCGATCCTCGGCCCCGCCGACGTGCTGAAGGTGATCGATCAGGGCTCCGACGACACCACCAACGCGATCTCGATTCGGAAGTTCTTTGCGAAGACCGCCGGCGTTGCCACGACCACGTCGACCGACGAGGCAACCGTAATCCAGACCCGTCACCGCATTCCCGAGGCGGCGCTGAACGAGAATCAGGTGCTGGTCTATCAGGTACCGATCCCCGAGCCGCTGCGTTTCCTCGAGCCGCGCGAGACCGAGACGCGGCGCATGCACGCGCTCGCCGAATACGGCCTCATGCACGTCAAGCTCTATGAGGACATCGCCCGCTTCGGCCACATCGCGACCGCCTACGCGTATCCCGTCAAGGTGAACGCGCGTTATGTGATGGATCCGTCGCCGACGCCGAAATTCGACAATCCCAAGATGGACAATTGCCCGGCGCTGCAACTCTTCGGCGCCGGCCGCGAGAAGCGAATCTACGCGATCCCGCCCTATACGCAGGTGGTGTCGCTCGATTTCGAGGACCATCCGTTCGAGCCCTACCGCTTCAACGCGCCCTGCGCGCTGTGTGGCGCGGAAAACTCCTATCTCGACGAAATCGTCACCGACGACAGGGGCGGGCGCATGTTCGTGTGCTCCGACACCGATTATTGCGAGGGCCGCCAGGCCGCCGGCCATCACGGCAGCCTCAGCGCCGCGCCGTACAAGGAGAAGGCGGGCTCACATGGCTGA
- the phnE gene encoding phosphonate ABC transporter, permease protein PhnE: MTVAVSILPEQQLAALNAAYRQAVARRRWRLLLGAVIFAAALALAAVGAEVNLRTLFTYFGNFVSYFDRILTLDSGQRVWTDVGEWLWGWRKWLKMLGETLLISYVGTLIGATLAFILNFFAADNTSPAPWLRFVVRRLLEFARTVPGIVFALVFVIAFGLGPMAGVLAIAIHSTGALGKLFSEIVENADMKPVEGIRSTGASWLSCMRFAVVPQVTAGYASYALLRFEINVREASVMGFVGAGGIGQELVVAIRKFYYSDVSAILLTIIVTVFIIDITTGWLRGRLFGMEART; encoded by the coding sequence ATGACCGTCGCGGTTTCGATTCTTCCCGAGCAGCAGCTTGCCGCGCTCAACGCCGCCTATCGCCAGGCGGTCGCACGCAGGCGATGGCGCCTCCTGCTGGGAGCCGTAATCTTTGCCGCCGCGCTGGCTCTCGCCGCGGTCGGCGCCGAGGTGAACCTGCGCACGCTGTTCACCTATTTCGGCAATTTCGTCAGCTATTTCGATCGCATCCTCACGCTCGACAGCGGCCAACGGGTCTGGACCGATGTCGGCGAATGGCTGTGGGGCTGGCGCAAATGGCTGAAGATGCTGGGCGAGACGCTGCTGATCTCCTATGTCGGCACGCTGATCGGCGCAACCCTTGCCTTTATCCTCAACTTCTTCGCGGCCGACAACACCTCACCCGCGCCCTGGTTGCGCTTCGTCGTGCGGCGCCTGCTCGAATTCGCCCGCACCGTTCCCGGCATCGTCTTCGCGCTGGTCTTCGTCATCGCCTTCGGGCTCGGTCCGATGGCGGGCGTGCTGGCGATCGCGATCCATTCCACCGGTGCGCTCGGCAAGCTGTTCTCGGAGATCGTCGAGAATGCCGACATGAAGCCGGTCGAGGGCATCCGCTCTACCGGCGCGAGCTGGCTATCCTGCATGCGATTCGCCGTGGTGCCGCAGGTGACCGCGGGTTATGCCAGCTACGCGCTGCTGCGCTTTGAGATCAATGTCCGGGAGGCCTCCGTGATGGGCTTCGTCGGTGCCGGCGGCATCGGCCAGGAGCTCGTCGTCGCCATCCGCAAGTTCTATTACTCCGACGTCAGCGCGATCCTGCTCACCATCATCGTCACGGTCTTCATCATCGATATCACCACCGGCTGGCTGCGCGGCCGCCTGTTCGGCATGGAGGCGCGGACGTGA
- the phnE gene encoding phosphonate ABC transporter, permease protein PhnE: MTPQDVDTREIRARYPDVFDRPASARLAMPAMIVAAFAILIYGLVDLDFSPSRFFAGLSQLGWISLMMIPPDPGSSLPVYLKALGETLSIALLGTTVAALFALPVSLLAARNIVPSNILRFPVRRFLDSIRGVDTLIWALVWINVVGLGPFAGVLAIAVSDFGAFGKLFSEAIESADQKQVEGIRASGGSALHEIRFGLLPQVLPVIAGQVLYFIESNTRSATIIGIVGAGGIGLQLAEQIRVLEWQKVSFLILMILVAVAAIDFISGKLRFAIIGRRAVA, translated from the coding sequence GTGACGCCGCAAGACGTCGACACGCGCGAGATCCGCGCGCGCTACCCCGATGTGTTCGACCGGCCGGCCTCGGCGCGGCTGGCAATGCCGGCGATGATCGTCGCGGCGTTCGCGATCCTGATCTATGGCCTGGTCGATCTCGACTTCTCGCCGTCGCGCTTCTTCGCCGGCCTGAGCCAGCTCGGCTGGATCAGCCTGATGATGATCCCGCCCGATCCCGGCTCCTCGCTGCCGGTCTATCTGAAGGCTCTGGGCGAGACGTTGTCGATCGCGCTGCTCGGCACGACGGTGGCGGCGCTGTTTGCGCTGCCGGTCAGCTTGCTCGCCGCGCGCAACATCGTGCCGTCGAACATCCTGCGCTTCCCGGTGCGCCGGTTCCTCGATTCGATCCGCGGCGTCGATACGCTGATCTGGGCGCTGGTGTGGATCAACGTGGTCGGGCTCGGCCCCTTCGCCGGCGTGCTCGCCATCGCGGTGTCGGATTTCGGCGCCTTCGGAAAACTGTTCTCGGAGGCGATCGAGAGCGCCGACCAGAAGCAGGTCGAAGGCATCCGCGCCTCGGGCGGCAGCGCGTTGCACGAGATCCGCTTCGGCCTGTTGCCGCAGGTCCTGCCTGTCATCGCCGGCCAGGTGCTTTACTTCATCGAATCCAACACCCGCTCGGCCACCATCATCGGCATCGTCGGTGCCGGCGGCATCGGCCTCCAGCTCGCCGAGCAGATCCGCGTGCTGGAATGGCAGAAAGTGTCGTTCCTGATCCTGATGATCCTGGTCGCGGTCGCCGCGATCGATTTCATCTCGGGCAAGCTGCGCTTTGCCATCATTGGGCGAAGGGCTGTGGCCTAA
- the phnF gene encoding phosphonate metabolism transcriptional regulator PhnF: MSMQDTASSGVALWRLVADGIERGIADGRFAAGDKLPGEMEIAETYRVNRHTVRRALAALAERGLVRAERGSGTYVEAQKLAYPLRSRTRFSEIVGADGREPHGRLIEATNDAATRELARELGLKAGAPLVRIEAIRLADRTPICVSTTWLSAELFPDAGEVFATTRSMTKLLEHFGVRDYRRGATRITAGIVDATDAARLDLALGRPVLVVDATDHDLDGKPLVTKHSRFAAERVEFLVENG, translated from the coding sequence ATGAGCATGCAGGACACAGCCTCTTCGGGCGTCGCCTTGTGGCGCCTCGTTGCCGACGGTATCGAGCGCGGCATTGCCGACGGCCGCTTTGCCGCGGGCGACAAGCTGCCGGGCGAGATGGAGATCGCCGAGACGTATCGCGTGAACCGCCACACCGTGCGGCGCGCGCTGGCCGCCCTTGCCGAGCGTGGCCTCGTGCGCGCCGAGCGCGGCAGCGGAACCTATGTCGAGGCGCAGAAGCTGGCCTATCCGCTGCGCTCGCGCACGCGCTTCTCCGAGATCGTCGGCGCCGACGGCCGCGAGCCGCATGGTCGGCTGATTGAGGCGACCAATGACGCCGCGACCCGCGAGCTGGCGCGAGAACTCGGACTGAAGGCCGGCGCGCCCTTGGTGCGGATCGAGGCGATCCGGCTCGCCGACCGCACGCCGATCTGCGTTTCGACCACCTGGCTATCGGCGGAGCTGTTTCCAGACGCAGGTGAGGTGTTCGCCACGACACGCTCGATGACGAAGTTGCTCGAGCATTTTGGCGTCCGCGACTATCGCCGCGGCGCGACACGGATCACGGCCGGCATCGTCGACGCGACCGACGCCGCACGGCTCGATCTCGCGCTGGGGCGCCCGGTCCTGGTGGTCGACGCGACCGACCACGATCTCGACGGCAAGCCGCTCGTGACCAAGCATTCGCGGTTCGCGGCTGAGCGCGTGGAGTTTCTGGTGGAGAACGGGTGA
- the phnH gene encoding phosphonate C-P lyase system protein PhnH, translated as MTTIAELPPGFADKVLSAQSTFRSVMDAMARPGSVQRIVPMAGAPDAMMRGTAAIALTLFDHDTPLWLDARMAESSDVVKWLKFHTGAPVVQDTSIASFALIGDGAVLPALERFALGTNEYPDRSTTLIVQVDHLGSGRSFELRGPGIDGVAMLQASIKPFDLFERLRFNEPLFPRGIDVVLVADDAVVAIPRTTRVVNKGS; from the coding sequence ATGACCACGATTGCGGAACTGCCGCCGGGTTTCGCCGACAAGGTCTTGTCGGCGCAATCGACCTTTCGCTCGGTGATGGACGCGATGGCACGACCGGGCTCGGTCCAGCGCATCGTACCGATGGCGGGAGCACCTGATGCGATGATGCGCGGAACGGCAGCGATCGCGCTGACGCTGTTCGATCACGATACGCCGCTCTGGCTCGATGCGCGCATGGCGGAAAGCTCCGACGTGGTGAAATGGCTCAAGTTCCACACCGGCGCGCCGGTGGTGCAGGATACGTCGATTGCGAGCTTTGCGCTGATCGGCGACGGCGCGGTGCTGCCCGCGCTCGAACGTTTCGCGCTCGGCACGAACGAATATCCCGACCGCTCGACCACATTGATCGTCCAGGTCGATCATCTGGGCTCGGGCCGCAGCTTCGAACTGCGCGGCCCCGGCATCGATGGCGTGGCGATGCTGCAGGCGTCGATCAAGCCTTTCGACCTGTTCGAGCGCTTGCGGTTCAATGAGCCGCTGTTTCCGCGCGGCATCGACGTAGTCCTGGTCGCCGATGATGCCGTGGTCGCGATCCCCCGCACCACGCGCGTCGTGAACAAGGGAAGCTGA
- a CDS encoding alpha-D-ribose 1-methylphosphonate 5-triphosphate diphosphatase, producing the protein MTDIFLEGGRTLIGTELVETSLLVSGTDIAQVDASRGRTRLAIDARNLLVLPGIVDLHGDAFERQMMPRAGVDFPIDVALADSDRQAISNGITTVFHATTCSWEPGLRSADNARGLMEAIERQRPQFAADTRFHLRHETYNLDAESDISQWLSDGRVDLFAFNDHMDGTVADMAKPRKRNRMVERTGLSSEDFDRLVDRVVSRADEVTASVSRLAAAARTAEVRMLSHDDATPAMRQEFRELGALIAEFPINEETARAAASHGDAIVYGAPNVVRGGSHTGWTRAADMIAKGLCSVLASDYYYPAQLLAAFRLAADDVLPLTEAWNLVSAGPARATGLADRGVLAEGRRADILLVDDSVSLRPRLIAVISGGKLVHLTDATRLLSAAAAPREAVVAA; encoded by the coding sequence GTGACAGACATATTCCTCGAAGGCGGCCGGACCCTGATCGGCACCGAGCTCGTCGAAACCTCGCTGCTCGTGTCCGGAACGGACATCGCGCAGGTCGATGCCTCTCGCGGCCGCACGCGGCTCGCGATCGATGCGCGCAACCTGCTCGTGCTGCCCGGTATCGTCGATCTGCATGGCGATGCCTTCGAGCGGCAAATGATGCCGCGCGCCGGCGTCGACTTTCCGATCGACGTCGCGCTCGCCGACAGTGACCGTCAGGCCATCAGCAACGGCATCACCACCGTCTTCCATGCCACGACCTGCTCTTGGGAGCCGGGCCTGCGCAGCGCCGACAATGCGCGCGGCCTGATGGAGGCGATCGAGCGGCAGCGCCCGCAATTCGCCGCCGACACCCGCTTCCACCTGCGCCACGAGACCTACAATCTCGACGCCGAGAGCGACATCAGCCAGTGGCTCTCCGACGGCCGTGTCGACCTGTTCGCCTTCAACGACCACATGGACGGTACCGTTGCCGACATGGCCAAGCCCCGCAAGCGCAACCGCATGGTCGAGCGCACCGGCCTTTCGAGCGAGGATTTCGATCGGCTGGTCGACCGCGTGGTCTCGCGCGCTGACGAGGTAACCGCTTCCGTGTCGCGGCTGGCCGCGGCGGCGCGCACGGCCGAGGTGCGGATGCTTTCGCACGACGATGCGACGCCGGCGATGCGCCAGGAGTTTCGCGAGCTCGGCGCATTGATCGCGGAGTTTCCGATCAACGAGGAGACGGCGCGCGCGGCGGCAAGTCATGGCGACGCCATCGTCTACGGCGCGCCCAACGTCGTGCGCGGCGGCAGCCACACCGGCTGGACCAGGGCGGCGGACATGATCGCCAAGGGCCTCTGCTCGGTGCTGGCGTCGGACTATTACTATCCTGCACAGCTGCTCGCCGCATTCCGCCTCGCCGCCGACGATGTGCTGCCGCTGACGGAAGCCTGGAACCTGGTGTCGGCCGGTCCAGCGCGTGCCACCGGCCTCGCAGATCGCGGCGTGCTCGCCGAGGGACGCCGTGCCGACATCCTGCTGGTCGACGACAGCGTATCGCTGCGGCCGCGGCTCATCGCGGTGATATCAGGCGGCAAGCTCGTGCATCTCACCGATGCGACACGGCTGCTCAGCGCGGCGGCAGCGCCGCGCGAGGCTGTCGTCGCGGCATAA
- a CDS encoding chloramphenicol acetyltransferase has product MAGKTLSVQPTIDPTAKLHDIKLGAYTEVGARTILNEVTMGDYSYVVNDAQITYTTIGKFCSIAAMTRINPGNHPMHRATQAHFTYRSSAYFEGESDDAEFFDWRRQHHVHIGHDVWIGHGAIVLPGRSIGTGAVIAAGAIVTKDVPAYTIVAGNPARIVRRRFSEEISGRLAKLAWWDWDHDKLREALPDFRKLGIEDFLATYEARASSTTSKRNAVA; this is encoded by the coding sequence ATGGCCGGCAAGACGCTCTCGGTGCAACCGACCATCGATCCCACAGCGAAGCTGCACGATATCAAGCTCGGCGCCTACACCGAGGTCGGCGCGCGCACCATCCTGAACGAAGTCACGATGGGCGACTACTCCTATGTCGTGAATGATGCGCAGATCACCTACACCACCATCGGAAAATTCTGCTCGATCGCGGCGATGACGCGCATCAATCCGGGCAATCATCCGATGCATCGCGCGACCCAGGCGCATTTCACCTACCGCTCCAGCGCCTATTTCGAAGGCGAGAGCGACGACGCTGAATTCTTCGACTGGCGGCGCCAGCATCACGTCCATATCGGGCACGACGTCTGGATCGGTCATGGCGCGATCGTGCTGCCGGGCCGCAGCATCGGCACCGGCGCGGTGATCGCGGCCGGCGCCATCGTCACCAAGGACGTGCCGGCCTACACCATCGTCGCCGGCAATCCGGCCCGCATCGTGCGGCGGCGGTTCTCCGAGGAGATCTCCGGACGGCTCGCGAAGCTTGCCTGGTGGGATTGGGATCACGACAAATTGCGCGAGGCGCTGCCCGATTTCCGCAAGCTCGGGATTGAAGATTTCCTGGCGACATACGAAGCACGGGCGAGCTCCACAACCAGCAAACGAAACGCGGTCGCGTGA
- a CDS encoding DUF1045 domain-containing protein, with translation MIPRYAIYFAADSDSVLSRFGAELLGYDAYRGDELPFPRQALEVAPDWRDISADPRKYGFHATLKAPMALASGRTEAELTAACAVFAGTARPIPVIRPVVDSISGFIAVIPAEPVDALQGLAADCVRDFDSFRAALTAEDRARRRPEKLTERQRGHLDRWGYPYVMEEFRFHMTLTGRLDSERRGPILQMLRTRFASLRVDTLAIDRLALFRQDDAKARFRIIGEWALAR, from the coding sequence ATGATTCCCCGCTACGCGATCTATTTTGCAGCAGACAGCGACAGCGTGCTCTCCCGCTTCGGCGCCGAGTTGCTCGGCTACGATGCCTATCGCGGCGACGAGCTGCCGTTTCCGCGCCAGGCACTGGAAGTCGCGCCGGACTGGCGCGATATCAGCGCCGATCCCCGCAAATACGGCTTTCACGCCACGCTGAAGGCGCCAATGGCGCTCGCGTCCGGCAGAACGGAAGCCGAGCTCACGGCGGCCTGCGCGGTTTTCGCCGGGACGGCGCGACCGATCCCGGTCATCCGTCCGGTCGTCGATTCCATCAGCGGCTTCATCGCCGTCATTCCGGCCGAGCCGGTCGATGCGCTCCAGGGGCTCGCCGCCGATTGCGTCCGCGATTTCGACTCGTTCCGTGCTGCACTGACGGCGGAAGACCGTGCACGGCGCAGACCCGAGAAGCTCACCGAACGGCAGCGCGGCCATCTCGACCGCTGGGGCTATCCCTATGTGATGGAAGAATTCCGCTTCCACATGACCCTCACCGGCCGACTGGATTCAGAGCGCCGCGGACCCATCCTTCAGATGCTGCGGACCCGGTTTGCGTCGCTTCGTGTCGACACGCTGGCGATCGACCGCCTCGCACTGTTCAGGCAGGACGACGCGAAGGCTCGCTTCCGCATCATCGGTGAGTGGGCGTTGGCGCGGTAG